The following coding sequences are from one Camelus dromedarius isolate mCamDro1 chromosome 30, mCamDro1.pat, whole genome shotgun sequence window:
- the FAM110B gene encoding protein FAM110B — protein MPTESLQTGSMVKPVSPAGTFTSAVPLRILNKGPDYFRRQAEPNPKRLSAVERLEADKAKYVKSQEVINAKQEPVKPAVLAKPPVCPAAKRALGSPTLKVFGGGAKTEGGAQRESLKLEILKNIINSSEGSSAGSAHKHGARNWPAPRADAAELHRHSFAESLRVYPSTPGRGSPQEGGSHVGRRLLEPAADAFLHVSHSSSDIRKVTSVKPLKAIPCSSSAPPLPPKPKVAALAAAAAAGAGKSPEAEALEPACGVSRRPSLQRSKSDLSDRYFRVDADVERFFNYCGLDPEELENLGMENFARANSDIISLNFRSASMISSDCEQSQDSNSDLRNDDSANDRVPYGISAIERNARIIKWLYSIKQARESQKVSHV, from the coding sequence ATGCCCACGGAGAGCCTACAGACAGGTAGCATGGTCAAGCCGGTCAGCCCCGCCGGCACCTTCACGTCGGCCGTGCCCCTGCGCATCCTCAACAAGGGGCCCGACTACTTTCGCCGGCAGGCCGAGCCCAACCCCAAAAGACTCAGCGCCGTGGAGAGGCTGGAGGCCGACAAGGCCAAGTACGTCAAGAGCCAGGAGGTCATCAACGCCAAGCAGGAGCCCGTGAAGCCGGCCGTGCTGGCCAAGCCCCCGGTGTGCCCGGCCGCCAAGCGCGCGCTCGGCAGCCCCACGCTCAAGGTGTTCGGCGGCGGCGCCAAGACGGAGGGCGGCGCGCAGCGGGAGAGCCTCAAGCTGGAGATCCTCAAGAACATCATCAACAGCTCCGAGGGCTCGAGCGCGGGCTCGGCGCACAAGCACGGCGCGCGGAACTGGCCGGCGCCGCGGGCCGACGCGGCCGAGCTGCACCGGCACTCCTTCGCCGAGTCGCTGCGGGTCTACCCGAGCACGCCGGGCCGCGGCAGCCCGCAGGAGGGCGGCTCGCACGTGGGCCGCCGGCTGCTCGAGCCGGCCGCCGACGCCTTCCTGCACGTGTCGCACAGCTCCTCGGACATCCGCAAGGTGACCAGCGTCAAGCCCCTGAAGGCGATCCCCTGCAGCAGCTCCGCCCCGCCCCTGCCGCCCAAGCCCAAGGTCGCTgccctcgccgccgccgccgccgccggcgccGGCAAGTCCCCCGAGGCCGAGGCGCTGGAGCCGGCCTGCGGGGTCAGCAGGAGACCCTCGCTCCAGCGGTCCAAGTCGGACTTGAGCGACAGGTACTTCCGCGTGGACGCCGACGTGGAGCGGTTCTTCAACTACTGCGGGCTGGACCCCGAAGAGCTGGAGAACCTGGGCATGGAGAACTTCGCCAGGGCCAACTCCGACATCATATCCCTCAACTTCCGCAGCGCCAGCATGATCAGCTCAGACTGTGAACAGTCTCAGGACAGTAACAGTGACCTTAGAAATGATGACAGTGCCAATGACCGGGTGCCCTACGGCATTTCTGCCATCGAGAGAAATGCCAGGATCATCAAATGGTTGTATAGCATCAAACAGGCTAGAGAATCCCAGAAGGTCTCCCACGTGTAA